AAGGCTTCAACTGTGTCTTTTCGATATGACATTAAGGTAGTCCCAGCATGATTTGCTTGACCTTTTAAAACTACATCATAGCGTTTTTGTCCAACGATACTATTTACAATACCAACTGATGCTCCTTCTTCCTCAAGAAAGTTACCTTGTTCGATATGTAGTTCAATGAAGGCTTCTAAGTCATTATGTTTTGGTGCTGTTTCTAAAAAATCAAATCCAGCATTATGCATAGCATCGACAAATTTAACACCATCTTTATCCGCAATATTAGCGACATCCTCTTTGTTTGCTATACCAAAAATATTTTTTGATCCCCAGAAAGCATAAGGAAAACGTGAACCTTCTTCTTCTGCCATTGAAATAATTTGCAGAGATTTTTTAGGTGCGCCATTTTTTTCAATTAAATGTTTGATAGCCAAATAGCCACCTAAAATACCTAATTGTCCATCTAAACGACCGCCATTGACAACTGTATCAATATGTGATCCTGTCGCAATAATTTTTTCTGGTTCATCAGTTCCTTTGATTGTTCCAAACAAATTACCTACCGCGTCAAATTCAACATCCATTCCTAATTCTTCAAATTTTTCTTTTAATTGACTCTGCGCTTCAATCCACTCTTGACTATATAATAAGCGAGTTACTCCTTCCCCATCTTCAGAAATATTTGAAAGCCATTCAACTAATTCTTCTATTTCATTAGATTGAATATCTACCATTTATTTTACTCCTCCTTGATTAAATATTAAAAATCCTTTATGTTAACTTTAATTTAAACCGTTTACAGAATCATTGTTTGATTCTACCATTTTATCTCTGTCCTTTATTCATTATGAACAACGATATTTGGTGGGATAATGTGGACCTTGTTCAAAATCCTTTCATATAAGGATTTAAAGAATTTCATTTTTGATTTTCTTTATTGTATAATTGTTATACTATTGCATTTCATATTATAAAACTATAAAAAGGAGCATTGCATGATTTCCTTAAAAACCTTGTTAGATACGCCTAGGTTTTCTGATTTAAAGCTCATAACAGATGAAAGTTCAATAAATGATCGTATTATTGAATCTGTCGAGATTACTGAAACACCTGATGTCGAAAAATTTATACCAAAAAATGTTTTAATTTTATCAACAGGTATGGTTTTTAAAAATAAACAAGAAAACCTAATTCCATTTATTGATTCTCTAATACGTGCTGAATCAATTGGCTTGTGCATAAAAGTAAATCGCTTTTTAAATGAAATTGATTCAGATGTCATTGCTTATGCAAATAAAGTTAGTTTTCCCTTAATTATTATCCCTGACCATTATCCCCTTGGTTCATTGTTACACCAAATTATGAATCTAGTCTTAGAAAACCGTCGTGAAGAAATTGATTTTGCGTTAGACATTCAAAAAAGTTTCTCAAATTTGCTCGTACAAGATGCTTCAAATGATTTACTAGTTAGTGAACTGAGTCGCATTATAAAAACTTCAATTATTTTACTTGATCCATTTAATCAAATTATTGCTCAATCAGAATATTTTAAAAATCATCAAGATCGAGCTGAACACTGTGTAACAAGTATATTAAATGAAAGGAAAGTAACCAACCGTATACATGGTTCTTTTTTAATTACGGATCTAGATGGTAAATTGCGTAATGTTTCTGTACATGAAATAAGAGTTCATACTTATTTTTCACATTATTTAATTATAGTAGATTCCGAAAAAATTCCATTTCCCACTTCAATTTTCGCTATCGAACAAGCTGCATTAGTCTTTCAATTCAATTTGTATAAAAATCAGAAAGTAGATGAATCATTATATGCTACAGAGGCACATTTATTTAGTGATTTATTAGATCCGCAAGTCCCAACATCATTTAATGACATTAGTTGGTTTCAAGGGACTCGTGGCTATGGTTATATCCAATCCAATTTTTATAAAGTCATTCATATAATTAGCCAAGAGATGGTTGGGGAAACTAAAAGAGCATATACCGTTAAAGAAAGTGAGAAATTCTTTTTATCTTACGTGTGGTTACGAAATAATATTAATAAATACTTTAGTAACGCCGTCGTCATTTATAGATCTGAAATTCCGGAAATTGTACTAATTTTACAAGAAACAGATTCAGAAATCTCGAATAAACTTGAATCTATTTCTAATAACATTCTAAACTTAATTGATAGCAAACTTTTATTTCACGTTGGTTATTCGGTAACCAAATCCGAGCAAATCGAACAATCATATGCTCAAGCAAAATTAGCTTATAATGATAGAATAAAAAATTCTAATCAAGACGCAATTATTTTTTATAAAGAAAAAGGCATGCTACAATTATTTAGTGATTTAAATCAAAACACCCTAATTTATTACTGCAAATCTGTGTTAAAAGAACTGGCTTATCCTGAAGAAGAATCCTTGATTGATTTACGCAAGACTTTAGATATTTATTTAAAAAATCAATGTGAAATTACACAGACTGCCAGCGATTTGTTCATTCATCGTAATACAGTCAAATATCGAATTAATCGTTGTGAAGAAATTCTCGGTACTTCTGTAAATGACCCTGAGGCTTCTTTAGATATTCGCTTGGCTCTTGAATTAAGCAACCAACCCTAGAAAAAACGCTAAATCATTTTTGTAAATTTAATGATTTAGCGTTTTTTTAATCTGCAAAAATCCCTTTATGGTCTGAAGAATTAATAAAAATTTCATTAGATTCTAAATAGTCGATAATTGATTTTGGAATATCAATACCTTCATTTTGTGATTTTTCCATTGCTATCAAACTAAGTTCACCTGGATAATAAACTTGATCAAAACCAGGAGCGGTTGGAATATTATGTAATTCATCAATAGTTTGTGTTATATCATTTTTGAATGCTTCAATATCTCTAAAGCGACTAGGATCTATCACAATAAAAGTCTGTCCAAGATTCCGTTTTTCAGATAAATCATGGTACATGGACGATACGCTGCTACCAAATGGTAAACCAAGAAGAACTCCAGCTAAAATATCTACCATCATCATTAATCCATAGCCCTTAGGTCCCGCTATTGGTACCAAACCAGCAACATTATGAGGATCAGTAGTAGGTGTCCCGGAAGCATCTACAGCCCAAGTGTCTGGAATTTCATTTCCTTTTGATCGTGCATCTAAAATTTTACCCCACGCTTGTACAGTGGTTGCCATATCAAACACTATCGGATCATTTCCAGCTGTAGGTGCCGAAAACGCAATGGGATTTGTACCATAGTACACTTCCGCTCCTCCGTATGGAACTACCATTGGATCAGACTGAGTCACAGCAATTCCAATTAAATCTTGTTTGGCTATTTTTCGTAAATAATAAGACAACGTCCCAGTATGTCCGACACGAGATATTCCAACTACGGCTACACCACTTTCTTTGGCTAGCCTAATCACATCTTCTAAGGATTTATTTACTACAAAGTGGCCTTGGCCATTGTCACCGTGATAGATGGCAGTACTTGGTCCAGTTTGTTCAAATTCTAATTGTGGATTCGTGTTGATTCCACCTTTACTTATACGTTCAGAATAGTATTCAACTCGTACTGCTCCATGTGAATGAACACCAATCATATCTGCATAAACTAAATGATTACTTGTTTCTTCGGCTTGTTCTTCGGGTAAACCGGCTAGAACAAGTTTATCTTTTATCAATTTATGTAAACGCTCAGCAGTAATATTTACTTTTGTTTCTTCTGTCAAAATCACTTTACTCCTTTCACTTCTTATACTTTAGGATCGCGATTAGCATCTTTAGAATAAATATATGCTAGAGGCTCATCACGACCTACGGCATAAGCAGCTTGAGGAACATAACGCCCCATAAATATATAGTCACCTTTTTCAACCGGATACCAGTTATTGTCTAAGTTATACATTCCTTGACCAGATAATAAATACGCTCCATGTTCTTGGTAATGGGTTTCGATATAACCGTGGCTAGCTCCCGGTTGAAATTCTAAAATATGTATATTCATGTCAAATCCATGGTCATTTGTTGGAAGGAAGTCCCATAGTAGAACATCTTTCATTCCTTCATATTCAATAGGTGTTAAATCTTTTTTATTCCCAACTATTTGATATGCTTCATATCCTTCAACGGCTTCGTATTCACGTTTATATAAGAAAACTTCCGTCATTTCTTCTTGGCCATTTTCAAAATACATTAATTGACTAGCTGGGAAAAATGCATAGCCACCTTCAGTTAATTCATAAGTTTCTTTACCATCACTAACACGTAGTTTCCCTGAAATTACATAGGCAAATGTTTCAACGCCTTCACCACCAAAGCCTCGCTCATTTTTTCCACCTTCTAAAAACTCTACAATATAATCAACAAAAGATGCTCCTATCGCAGGTGTGGACATAATTGTAATGTTGACGTTTTCAAAACCAGGTATGCTATTTTTTACTAATCCATCATGTTCTATTAGTGCGTAAATCCCTTTTTTTATAATAGATCTTGACTCTAATAATCCATTACGGTATCCAGTTTGATTATTCTTATATCCCATGTGTATCACAACCTTTTCATAGTATTAATTTGTACACCTATTGTACCTATCGTTAGAATTAAGTGTCAAAATGTAATAGTAATAAAAAAGTTTAGTCTTTTGTGCACTGTGGACAAAATTGGAGGTGCATTGAAAGTGGTTTGTAATTGAATGATGTGATTGATTTGTTTTAAGTTATCCAATAAATGAACGCTTGTGTATCAGTTATTAGTTCTGTAAGTGACGAATGATTGCATTTTCTATGCCGTTTAAAATAATTTAACGATAGATGACAAGGGGTGTCTGTTTTGGTGGCGAGGTGTCTGTATCACTTCGCCACCTATTGTATTTGGTGGCGAAGGTGACCTTCAACTTCGCCGGCAATTTAATTTGCCGGCGAGCACCACTATCTTCTTCGCCACCTATTGAGATTGCCGGCGAAGAATCACTACTTCCTCGCCACCTATTGAATTTGCCGGCGAAGAATCACTACTTCTTCGCCACCTATTGAATTTGCCGGCGAAGAATCATTACTTCCTCGCCACCTAACAACGTCTCAATAAAAAAACACCCCCAAATCATACGATTCAGGGGTGTATCATCTCAAATTTTAGCAATCTTCGTCAGCCTCAACATCAAGTTTCTCAACCTCAGCCTCAACATCAGCCTGCTCATCACAAGCATCCAAAAATGCTTGTGCCTTCGCCACCAAGTCCACGACAGACGGGTCAGCACTCACGATGGAGCTTTCTTTTGCTTCCAAATGGCGGCCGTGGATTTGTTTGCCACGTTGGATGGCTTTCATTTTAGCGGGGGTGACGTCGGTGCCTTCTGGGTCGACGACTTTGACGTGTTCGATTTGATCAGAAAAAGCCATGCGGAATAGGCGCAAGTATTCTTCACGTAATTCGGCGCGTAATTCTTTCTCTCTGTCGTCCAAGCCGTAAAACTTCTCTTTTTGTGCAAAATAATTAATGCCATCTAAAATTAATTCCATGTGCATTGCTTTCACTTCCTCTTTTTTAATTAAATATCCCTGTTACTACAACTTCTCTAGTATACCCTATTAGTCAAATTTAGTCAAGTGTCGGTTTGAATGGCGGCTGGTAAACCCAATGCTGGTAGTTGGCATTGATGGCTTCCCAATTCAAGGCCAACGTGCCCGCCACCGCATCACCCAACAAACTAGCGACATCATTGTCCGATAAATAAGCGATTTTATCCACGTTGAACTGCTTGAAATCCCCGCCACCCGCTGCGCGATATTGCGACAGAGCGATTGAGTACATATCCCCATCCACAATGTCGTTGCCGGTCGCTTCATCAACTAGCGCCACAATGCGCTGTCCAAACGCCTGACGTAAATCAACTGTCACTTGTAAACCCGAATAAATATCAAAATTATAATGCCGTGGCTTGGGTTCAATATACTTAGGATTAACGGTTATTAGATCGTGTTCATTCAACACTAAATACTCCAAATCATATTCAATCACTTCACGCAAGGCGTTACCAGTGATATTTACTCGAGCGATTCGATTGTAGTAGGGGTAGCTGAGCAAGAGGGTTTCGTTGGTGATGTCACCCGTGAAGGCGGCGAAGTTGTCGTTGATGAGGGCGATGGCGCTGAATTGGGCGCCGGTTTCAATGAGTTGGATTTGATTGAGCATTTCAATGAACGGATGGCCGCCGACGCGTGCTTCAAAAGTGTTGCTAGTGACCGGCTTAAGTGGCGCGTGGCCGATAACGGTCTGGAGCCAGCTGTTGCCGGCATCAAGGTCAGCTGCCAAATAGGCTTTCAGCGATGCGTCTTCTGGAAAATCAGCGGTGGCGTGCAGTTGACCCACCGTGTCGACTGGGTGGTCGTCATCCAGCGTCAGCGTAATATCTGCAATATATTCGCCCCCATAACCCGCTTGGACGACCCAGGTGTTGCCAACTTTTTGGTTGATGTGACGGTGTTGGTGGCCGGTTAACAACAGGTCAATGCCCTCAATTTCCTGCAACATCCGTGCCCCCTGGTTTTCACCGGTGTGGCGCTCCAAAGGACTAAAGTCGGTTAAGTCCGACTCAAAACCGCCATGGTAAGCGACGATTAAGACATCGACTTGAGGGCGAAGCAGCTCAGCATACTCTTTCACGGTTTGGAAGGCGTCCTTAAAGGTAATGCCTTGGTAGTGTTCGGGCAGCTCCCAATTAGGAATATAGTGGGTGGTGGCGCCAATAATCCCAATTTTGATGCCGTCGATTTCGTGAATGGCATAGGGTTGGCCTACAAATGGCTGCCCATCTGACGTGTTTACCATATTGCTATTAAGGATAGGCGCTTTTAAGTCCGCAAAGACCGCCTGGCGATAATCGGCCCCATAGTTAAACTCATGATTCCCAATGATTTGATAATCATAGCCGATGGCGTTCATGGCTTTAGCAAAAAATTGCCCAGACCCTTGGATTTTATACATATAAGTCGCAAAGGAAGACCCTTGGATAAAGTCCCCAAGGTCAATCATTAACGTCGGATGGTCTTTCGTCAATTTCAATTGCTTCAAACCTTGGGCAGTTTGCAGCAAATTATTCGTCTCCCCGCCCAGCCAATACCCGTGGGTATCGCTCGTCATCAGGATACTGATTGTTTTCATCTTGGCTTTACCCCCCGTAACTTTCACCGTATTTTGGTAACCAAACCTTTAAGCCAAAGTTTTGTAAAGCCTCGCCCATCACTTCCGGTTGATAGGAATGCCACGGCACCACATGGCCTGGTTGAATCAAGTAAGCCAAGTTGACCAAATCTTCTGGATAAGCATGCCCCGAAACGTTGGCGTCCACAAACAACCAGCCCGCTTGATGAACCGCTTTGACAAAAGGCTCATAATTGGAATCATAACTACCTAAAGGCATGCCGTTGGAATGTAAATACACCCCGGCGTCTACTTCAAATAACGCCTGATGGTCTTCAAAGTCTACTTGTAAAATATAGCCTGCAGGAT
This window of the Fundicoccus culcitae genome carries:
- the allC gene encoding allantoate deiminase, whose protein sequence is MVDIQSNEIEELVEWLSNISEDGEGVTRLLYSQEWIEAQSQLKEKFEELGMDVEFDAVGNLFGTIKGTDEPEKIIATGSHIDTVVNGGRLDGQLGILGGYLAIKHLIEKNGAPKKSLQIISMAEEEGSRFPYAFWGSKNIFGIANKEDVANIADKDGVKFVDAMHNAGFDFLETAPKHNDLEAFIELHIEQGNFLEEEGASVGIVNSIVGQKRYDVVLKGQANHAGTTLMSYRKDTVEAFSRIAVNGIDKAKAIGNPLVLTFGRVNPLPNTVNVVPGEVSFSIDCRHTDQNALNEFTAELEEDMKRIATEMGISIDINLWMDEAPVPMDENIIQTIEQVCVENKLNYKVMHSGAGHDAQIYAPRVSTGMIFVPSIKGISHNPAEHTETSDIIQGIEALKNSLEKLAY
- a CDS encoding PucR family transcriptional regulator; this encodes MISLKTLLDTPRFSDLKLITDESSINDRIIESVEITETPDVEKFIPKNVLILSTGMVFKNKQENLIPFIDSLIRAESIGLCIKVNRFLNEIDSDVIAYANKVSFPLIIIPDHYPLGSLLHQIMNLVLENRREEIDFALDIQKSFSNLLVQDASNDLLVSELSRIIKTSIILLDPFNQIIAQSEYFKNHQDRAEHCVTSILNERKVTNRIHGSFLITDLDGKLRNVSVHEIRVHTYFSHYLIIVDSEKIPFPTSIFAIEQAALVFQFNLYKNQKVDESLYATEAHLFSDLLDPQVPTSFNDISWFQGTRGYGYIQSNFYKVIHIISQEMVGETKRAYTVKESEKFFLSYVWLRNNINKYFSNAVVIYRSEIPEIVLILQETDSEISNKLESISNNILNLIDSKLLFHVGYSVTKSEQIEQSYAQAKLAYNDRIKNSNQDAIIFYKEKGMLQLFSDLNQNTLIYYCKSVLKELAYPEEESLIDLRKTLDIYLKNQCEITQTASDLFIHRNTVKYRINRCEEILGTSVNDPEASLDIRLALELSNQP
- the allE gene encoding (S)-ureidoglycine aminohydrolase gives rise to the protein MGYKNNQTGYRNGLLESRSIIKKGIYALIEHDGLVKNSIPGFENVNITIMSTPAIGASFVDYIVEFLEGGKNERGFGGEGVETFAYVISGKLRVSDGKETYELTEGGYAFFPASQLMYFENGQEEMTEVFLYKREYEAVEGYEAYQIVGNKKDLTPIEYEGMKDVLLWDFLPTNDHGFDMNIHILEFQPGASHGYIETHYQEHGAYLLSGQGMYNLDNNWYPVEKGDYIFMGRYVPQAAYAVGRDEPLAYIYSKDANRDPKV
- the allD gene encoding ureidoglycolate dehydrogenase, yielding MLTEETKVNITAERLHKLIKDKLVLAGLPEEQAEETSNHLVYADMIGVHSHGAVRVEYYSERISKGGINTNPQLEFEQTGPSTAIYHGDNGQGHFVVNKSLEDVIRLAKESGVAVVGISRVGHTGTLSYYLRKIAKQDLIGIAVTQSDPMVVPYGGAEVYYGTNPIAFSAPTAGNDPIVFDMATTVQAWGKILDARSKGNEIPDTWAVDASGTPTTDPHNVAGLVPIAGPKGYGLMMMVDILAGVLLGLPFGSSVSSMYHDLSEKRNLGQTFIVIDPSRFRDIEAFKNDITQTIDELHNIPTAPGFDQVYYPGELSLIAMEKSQNEGIDIPKSIIDYLESNEIFINSSDHKGIFAD
- a CDS encoding bifunctional metallophosphatase/5'-nucleotidase; this translates as MKTISILMTSDTHGYWLGGETNNLLQTAQGLKQLKLTKDHPTLMIDLGDFIQGSSFATYMYKIQGSGQFFAKAMNAIGYDYQIIGNHEFNYGADYRQAVFADLKAPILNSNMVNTSDGQPFVGQPYAIHEIDGIKIGIIGATTHYIPNWELPEHYQGITFKDAFQTVKEYAELLRPQVDVLIVAYHGGFESDLTDFSPLERHTGENQGARMLQEIEGIDLLLTGHQHRHINQKVGNTWVVQAGYGGEYIADITLTLDDDHPVDTVGQLHATADFPEDASLKAYLAADLDAGNSWLQTVIGHAPLKPVTSNTFEARVGGHPFIEMLNQIQLIETGAQFSAIALINDNFAAFTGDITNETLLLSYPYYNRIARVNITGNALREVIEYDLEYLVLNEHDLITVNPKYIEPKPRHYNFDIYSGLQVTVDLRQAFGQRIVALVDEATGNDIVDGDMYSIALSQYRAAGGGDFKQFNVDKIAYLSDNDVASLLGDAVAGTLALNWEAINANYQHWVYQPPFKPTLD
- a CDS encoding DUF896 domain-containing protein — its product is MHMELILDGINYFAQKEKFYGLDDREKELRAELREEYLRLFRMAFSDQIEHVKVVDPEGTDVTPAKMKAIQRGKQIHGRHLEAKESSIVSADPSVVDLVAKAQAFLDACDEQADVEAEVEKLDVEADEDC